Proteins from a single region of Bdellovibrio svalbardensis:
- a CDS encoding PilZ domain-containing protein produces MKRKPWAIIILAILHILAPIGNLIANAHRAGNTPLQHWNYWVHFMPMPLLLSYTVLPILAGIFIFICKRWSYWAYLGCLVLVFASNLYGYSTNANTANLIFLITLLLVDLLAVAYFVVPAVRNVYMDPRMRWWEAAPRFTFENAVEINGSHESGQIKNISEGGLFALSLINLKEGDNAKLVWNFENTVYQVAGKIVYKSTRAKAEGFGIQFAHTPESQKQIKMLCAVLRERGQLVPDRLPGPEDSFGHWLKNLLVKHEGLFPKR; encoded by the coding sequence ATGAAAAGAAAACCTTGGGCCATTATCATACTCGCTATTCTTCATATTCTTGCACCCATCGGAAACTTGATCGCCAATGCTCATCGAGCAGGAAACACGCCGCTCCAACATTGGAACTATTGGGTGCACTTCATGCCAATGCCATTGTTGCTTAGCTACACGGTGTTGCCGATTCTTGCTGGGATCTTCATCTTTATCTGTAAGCGTTGGAGTTACTGGGCTTATCTGGGCTGCCTGGTTTTGGTTTTCGCATCTAACTTGTATGGCTATTCAACAAACGCGAACACAGCCAATTTGATCTTCTTAATCACTCTTTTGCTTGTCGATCTTTTGGCGGTGGCTTACTTCGTGGTTCCAGCAGTTCGTAACGTGTACATGGATCCAAGAATGCGTTGGTGGGAGGCCGCTCCTCGTTTTACCTTTGAAAACGCGGTGGAAATTAATGGTTCGCACGAGTCAGGTCAGATCAAAAATATTTCTGAAGGCGGACTTTTCGCCTTGTCTTTGATCAACCTGAAAGAGGGCGACAATGCTAAGCTTGTTTGGAACTTTGAAAACACGGTTTATCAAGTAGCCGGCAAGATCGTCTACAAAAGCACCCGTGCCAAAGCCGAAGGTTTTGGTATTCAATTTGCGCACACTCCGGAATCACAGAAGCAAATCAAAATGCTTTGTGCCGTTTTGCGTGAACGTGGTCAGTTGGTGCCGGATCGTTTGCCGGGACCTGAAGACAGCTTCGGTCATTGGTTAAAAAATCTTCTTGTGAAACACGAAGGCCTTTTCCCTAAGAGATAA
- a CDS encoding undecaprenyl-diphosphate phosphatase yields the protein MSYLHSIILGIIEGITEFLPISSTGHMVIASSIMGINESDFTKAFEVIIQFGAILSVLVLYWRRFLPNWGFYKKLFVAFLPTAIIGFAAKHVVDQLLESVQVVAWSLILGGFVLVWSDKIFAHLTAVGRKTSDLTYKDSVKLGLFQSIAMIPGVSRSGATIMGGLFLGMQKKEAAEFSFFLAVPTMAAATLYKLLKIYKTIQPEQIGILAMGTFVSFVVAMLAIKFFMGIVTKYGFRGFGYYRIVLGVVILVLIYSGHQLHLG from the coding sequence ATGAGTTATCTTCACTCGATCATTCTTGGAATCATCGAAGGCATCACGGAGTTTTTGCCGATCTCTTCCACCGGTCATATGGTGATCGCAAGCTCGATCATGGGCATCAACGAAAGCGATTTTACCAAGGCCTTTGAAGTCATCATTCAGTTCGGAGCTATCCTATCAGTTCTGGTCCTTTACTGGAGACGCTTTCTTCCCAACTGGGGTTTCTATAAAAAACTTTTCGTGGCCTTCCTGCCAACCGCAATCATCGGCTTCGCGGCTAAGCATGTCGTTGATCAACTTTTGGAGAGCGTTCAAGTCGTCGCGTGGTCCTTGATCTTGGGGGGATTCGTCTTGGTCTGGTCCGATAAAATATTCGCGCACTTGACCGCAGTCGGTCGCAAGACGAGTGATTTGACATACAAGGACTCTGTCAAATTAGGTCTGTTCCAATCCATCGCGATGATTCCTGGAGTCTCCCGCTCTGGCGCTACAATCATGGGCGGTTTGTTTTTGGGAATGCAGAAAAAAGAAGCGGCAGAGTTTTCTTTCTTCCTGGCTGTTCCAACAATGGCCGCCGCGACTTTGTATAAGCTTTTGAAAATCTATAAAACGATTCAACCAGAACAGATCGGCATTCTTGCGATGGGAACTTTTGTATCCTTTGTCGTGGCGATGCTTGCGATTAAATTCTTTATGGGGATTGTCACTAAATACGGCTTCCGAGGCTTCGGCTACTACCGCATTGTCTTGGGTGTTGTGATTTTGGTTTTAATTTACTCCGGCCATCAGTTGCATCTTGGTTAG
- a CDS encoding trypsin-like serine peptidase, whose amino-acid sequence MIKRNLTAALLIVLPAFLVPATSWSKPTSNKKNDLGRYFVVCENPDDCHSAVAGILNDESNVCTGVLVREDIIATNLHCVPENMRKEGASCKGRISFTFPENKKESQEFADCDQVLSISSQLKDTPLTPDYAFLKLTKKASRKPVVINTTGVANNEALTIYKVDPHEDVGILKKTSCKAAQKSMLNPLFLTAQSSVISLVPCDIVSGNSGSPIFSASGEVKAIINSQGLPDDIPVNADRFSVAFASNFSCLNIPELGLSSKGSDCKDSMDRAAIRNASGVLVRDAVHPLMPNFAKNVGEQYKKLHEQTKNFLQWQTDQQDIPYTGDATMAIAKVAFKPKCISASRESLLKMQESLLKVNYSEWGVQLHLDSEGRPAPQLAATEVNSVLSFSKKDLMKSQVAIKVDKTQFTVPFCSEIASK is encoded by the coding sequence ATGATTAAAAGAAATCTGACAGCCGCTCTTCTTATCGTCCTTCCAGCTTTCCTCGTACCTGCTACTAGCTGGAGCAAACCAACCTCTAATAAAAAGAACGATCTTGGTCGTTACTTTGTTGTCTGCGAAAACCCAGACGACTGTCACTCTGCAGTGGCGGGCATCTTAAATGATGAATCCAATGTCTGCACGGGTGTCTTAGTTCGGGAAGATATCATCGCCACCAATCTGCACTGCGTGCCTGAGAACATGCGCAAAGAAGGCGCTTCTTGCAAAGGGCGCATTAGCTTTACATTCCCTGAGAATAAAAAAGAGTCGCAAGAGTTTGCTGATTGCGACCAAGTCCTTTCTATATCCAGTCAGTTGAAGGACACTCCCCTGACTCCTGATTATGCTTTTTTGAAACTTACGAAAAAGGCTTCCCGCAAACCGGTGGTGATCAACACCACGGGCGTGGCGAATAATGAAGCTTTGACTATCTATAAAGTCGATCCACATGAAGATGTGGGTATTTTAAAAAAGACTTCCTGCAAGGCCGCCCAGAAGTCGATGCTGAATCCGTTGTTCTTAACGGCGCAAAGCTCTGTGATTAGCTTGGTTCCTTGTGATATTGTTTCTGGCAATTCGGGCTCTCCGATTTTTTCTGCTTCGGGCGAGGTTAAAGCCATTATCAATTCTCAAGGACTTCCTGACGACATCCCTGTCAATGCGGATCGTTTTAGTGTGGCCTTTGCTTCGAATTTTTCTTGTTTGAATATTCCAGAGTTGGGCTTGTCTAGTAAGGGTTCTGATTGCAAAGACAGTATGGACCGCGCGGCGATCCGCAATGCTTCGGGTGTGCTTGTGCGCGATGCTGTTCATCCTTTGATGCCTAACTTTGCGAAGAACGTTGGCGAGCAGTATAAAAAACTTCATGAGCAGACCAAGAACTTCTTGCAATGGCAAACGGATCAGCAAGATATCCCTTATACAGGGGATGCAACTATGGCGATTGCGAAAGTTGCTTTTAAACCCAAGTGTATCTCTGCTTCTCGCGAAAGCTTGTTGAAGATGCAAGAGTCCCTTTTGAAAGTTAATTACTCGGAGTGGGGTGTGCAACTTCACTTGGATTCAGAGGGCCGCCCAGCACCGCAGTTGGCCGCGACTGAGGTGAATAGTGTTTTGAGTTTTTCCAAGAAAGATTTGATGAAGTCCCAAGTGGCTATCAAAGTGGATAAAACTCAGTTCACCGTTCCTTTCTGTTCTGAGATCGCTTCAAAATAA
- a CDS encoding HNH endonuclease, producing MELLNDLDSEELLRKTQELVSQERHIQAELLHYLKEIERRKLFLERGYGSLFDFVAKELGYSESSAYRRIQAMRLLKDLPEVEKQIIDGSLTLTSAAQVQAFFRNEQKNNQTPPRFDKKKVLQAVQNKSSREVEKHLLELNPNNLPIGEKVKQVSDTRVEIRLVIPAELKEKMDQLKLLLSHVHPEMNYQQLIEYLSSKALLQLDPEQTKPRSRATPAPKVKMGVSSKEMGLNSKAERNRYVPEALRRLIFKRDNSCCSYVDPKSKKRCDSKYQIQIDHIVPFALGGQTTESNLRLLCASHNRWRAEKTFGVVRT from the coding sequence ATGGAGCTACTCAACGACCTCGATAGCGAGGAACTACTTCGAAAAACTCAAGAACTGGTGTCACAGGAGCGACATATACAAGCTGAATTGCTTCACTATCTCAAAGAGATTGAGCGAAGAAAGCTCTTTCTTGAACGCGGTTATGGCAGTTTGTTTGATTTCGTTGCCAAAGAACTGGGCTATAGTGAAAGCTCGGCCTACAGAAGAATTCAAGCTATGCGTCTACTCAAGGATCTTCCTGAAGTAGAAAAACAAATTATCGACGGCTCACTTACTTTGACCTCGGCGGCTCAAGTTCAAGCCTTCTTCCGCAATGAGCAGAAAAACAATCAGACGCCCCCAAGATTCGACAAGAAAAAAGTCTTGCAAGCAGTCCAAAACAAGTCTTCACGAGAGGTTGAAAAACATCTACTCGAACTAAATCCCAACAACCTTCCTATTGGCGAAAAAGTTAAACAAGTCTCAGACACTCGCGTAGAAATTCGTCTGGTCATTCCCGCTGAACTTAAAGAAAAGATGGATCAACTAAAGCTTTTGCTTTCGCATGTTCATCCTGAAATGAACTATCAGCAACTTATTGAATACCTCAGTTCAAAAGCTTTATTGCAACTTGATCCAGAACAGACAAAACCAAGAAGCAGAGCGACACCGGCGCCGAAAGTAAAAATGGGGGTAAGTTCAAAAGAAATGGGGCTAAACTCGAAAGCCGAAAGAAACCGCTATGTACCAGAAGCACTAAGAAGACTCATATTTAAACGCGATAACTCCTGCTGCTCCTATGTTGATCCAAAAAGCAAAAAACGCTGCGATTCAAAATATCAGATTCAAATAGATCACATCGTGCCATTTGCCCTCGGTGGACAAACGACCGAGTCCAATCTGAGGCTACTTTGCGCGAGCCACAACCGATGGCGGGCTGAAAAGACATTCGGGGTTGTTAGAACTTAA
- a CDS encoding S8 family serine peptidase, translated as MKRTILLSALLFGSQAFAGEFLVKYTNTNGLNFINNLGVEKSIGMQVMDHNPTASLVKVDIAKSKEAQTLAELLATPGIEYVVPNFKLKAFSAPVNAAALRDQWAINKVQAEKAWKRAGNRGNKNVIVAVIDTGVDYKHESLAPNMLQGYNFKDKNNDPMDKTSFQNPGHGTHCAGVVGATGLIDGGTIGMAPGISIMPLRFLDEKGSGDLNDGIKAIDYAIEKGVHVISASWGASVPRSTAQPLLEAIKRADDKGIIFVSAAANDGKNNDSTEVYPANNGYPNSITVAASGPSDAKPSWSNYGTAMVHLASPGEGIVSTLPKNKYGDLSGTSMATPLVAGLVAFLKSQDSSLTGSQIRAILQTTGAKVSIQTACNCRIDAFNAVDAVLSKKMFVVPAAGTLSPQGTLNLSVLNGKAPFKYASSNSSTATVSDAGVVTAVGNGKTSITVTDADGKTASTLDINVGKSQSPPGNDPGNPGQPGQPPGDGSCPIGDASLCQIICQIKPDLPFCKQ; from the coding sequence ATGAAACGGACGATTCTATTGAGTGCGTTGCTATTCGGCTCCCAGGCATTCGCTGGCGAGTTCTTAGTAAAGTACACGAACACAAACGGTCTTAATTTCATCAACAATTTAGGCGTCGAAAAATCAATAGGCATGCAGGTCATGGATCACAATCCAACCGCATCCCTGGTGAAAGTCGACATCGCCAAAAGCAAGGAAGCGCAAACATTGGCAGAGCTTTTAGCCACGCCAGGGATTGAGTATGTTGTTCCGAATTTTAAGCTCAAAGCTTTCTCAGCACCGGTTAATGCCGCAGCTTTGCGAGATCAATGGGCCATCAACAAAGTTCAAGCTGAAAAAGCCTGGAAACGCGCGGGAAATCGCGGCAATAAAAACGTCATTGTGGCGGTGATTGATACGGGCGTGGACTACAAGCATGAGTCTCTCGCTCCGAATATGCTCCAAGGATATAACTTCAAAGATAAGAACAACGATCCTATGGATAAAACCAGCTTTCAAAATCCCGGACATGGGACTCATTGCGCGGGAGTCGTTGGCGCCACAGGGCTGATCGATGGCGGAACAATCGGAATGGCTCCGGGCATTTCCATTATGCCGCTTCGATTCTTGGATGAAAAAGGATCTGGCGACCTGAATGACGGTATCAAGGCGATCGATTATGCCATCGAAAAAGGTGTGCATGTGATCTCGGCTTCTTGGGGTGCCAGCGTGCCTCGTTCAACAGCGCAACCACTGCTTGAGGCGATAAAGCGCGCGGACGATAAGGGCATCATCTTTGTGTCGGCGGCTGCGAATGATGGCAAAAACAATGACTCCACAGAGGTTTATCCAGCCAACAATGGCTATCCCAATTCTATCACGGTGGCAGCATCAGGTCCTTCTGACGCGAAACCTTCTTGGTCTAATTACGGAACCGCGATGGTGCATTTGGCATCACCGGGGGAGGGGATTGTCAGCACCTTGCCTAAAAATAAATACGGAGATCTTTCCGGAACATCGATGGCGACTCCTTTAGTGGCGGGCCTGGTGGCTTTCTTGAAATCCCAAGACAGTTCTTTGACGGGTTCGCAGATCCGCGCCATTTTGCAAACAACTGGTGCGAAAGTGTCAATTCAAACGGCATGTAACTGTCGCATTGACGCTTTTAATGCTGTGGACGCAGTTTTGTCCAAAAAGATGTTTGTCGTACCTGCGGCGGGAACTTTGAGTCCACAAGGGACCTTGAACCTTTCTGTTTTGAACGGCAAGGCACCATTTAAATATGCGAGCAGTAACTCTTCAACAGCCACAGTCTCTGATGCGGGTGTTGTGACGGCAGTTGGCAATGGGAAAACCTCTATCACGGTGACCGATGCCGATGGCAAGACTGCCAGCACTTTGGACATCAACGTGGGAAAGTCGCAAAGCCCCCCAGGAAATGATCCAGGCAATCCGGGGCAGCCTGGGCAACCACCTGGTGACGGCTCATGTCCAATTGGCGATGCCTCTCTTTGTCAGATTATCTGTCAAATTAAGCCTGATCTTCCATTCTGCAAACAATAG
- a CDS encoding manganese efflux pump MntP, protein MLLEVLVLGLVLSADSFSAALAMGSRPFTKNDALKFALSSGGAELIATLVGFLAGSHIISMISSIDHWIAFGLLAAVAIHMAMEGIEGLRHPHKEAEEVDFHSFTKVLIVSFATSLDAFGVGVTLGVANKPIIPFLASIGLWAFVATLVGLYLAKRLSDKMGPIFTLVAAAILGFLSIQMLKI, encoded by the coding sequence ATGCTTCTCGAAGTACTCGTTTTGGGTTTAGTTCTTAGTGCCGATTCATTTTCTGCCGCTCTTGCCATGGGCTCACGCCCCTTTACCAAAAATGATGCTCTCAAGTTTGCATTAAGTTCCGGCGGAGCCGAGCTTATAGCGACCTTGGTTGGCTTCTTAGCAGGCTCCCATATCATCAGCATGATTTCTTCCATAGATCATTGGATCGCCTTCGGATTGCTTGCCGCTGTCGCTATTCATATGGCGATGGAAGGTATTGAGGGTCTACGTCATCCCCACAAGGAGGCGGAAGAAGTCGACTTTCATAGCTTTACCAAGGTTCTGATCGTATCTTTCGCAACAAGTCTCGACGCGTTCGGCGTCGGCGTTACTTTAGGAGTCGCCAACAAACCGATCATCCCTTTCCTGGCGTCCATTGGGTTGTGGGCTTTCGTAGCGACTTTGGTTGGACTTTACTTGGCTAAACGACTTTCTGATAAAATGGGACCGATCTTCACTCTGGTTGCAGCCGCAATCCTGGGTTTCTTATCAATCCAGATGTTGAAGATCTAA
- the rdgB gene encoding RdgB/HAM1 family non-canonical purine NTP pyrophosphatase, whose product MDLWIATGNKGKLTEYKILLSEIADLKIFSQADIPSFTPRPEDGKTFLENARIKAKSLRAVKNNVWVLGEDSGLEVEGLNNLPGIHSARYAGPKASDSENVAKLIKMMSFRPMPNRNAKFVASTVIYTPEGEEWVFTGEMKGKIASKPAGLHGFGYDPVFIPEGQTQTLAELGTGYKTQHSHRANALKAFLEKWRTL is encoded by the coding sequence ATGGATTTGTGGATTGCGACTGGTAATAAGGGTAAACTCACAGAGTATAAAATTCTTTTAAGCGAGATTGCTGATCTCAAGATCTTCTCGCAGGCAGACATTCCTTCGTTCACTCCTCGCCCCGAGGATGGCAAAACGTTTTTGGAGAATGCACGCATCAAAGCCAAATCTTTGCGCGCCGTTAAAAATAACGTGTGGGTGCTGGGTGAAGATTCCGGTCTTGAAGTGGAAGGTTTAAATAATCTTCCGGGCATTCACTCTGCACGTTATGCCGGACCGAAAGCTTCTGACAGCGAAAATGTCGCGAAGTTGATCAAGATGATGTCTTTCCGCCCAATGCCAAATCGCAATGCGAAGTTCGTTGCTTCCACGGTGATTTACACTCCCGAAGGTGAAGAGTGGGTGTTCACTGGCGAAATGAAGGGCAAGATTGCCTCCAAGCCAGCAGGCCTGCATGGCTTCGGCTATGACCCCGTGTTCATTCCTGAAGGGCAAACGCAAACTTTGGCAGAACTGGGCACTGGTTATAAAACACAGCACTCCCATCGCGCGAATGCTCTGAAAGCTTTTCTGGAGAAGTGGCGCACACTTTAA
- a CDS encoding N-acetylmuramoyl-L-alanine amidase family protein, which translates to MNILNLRQLIAAIAISGLWAGPASAFHIVIDPGHGGTDTGAVHSNIKEADLVLKVANKLKALLEKNEKFKVTMTRAADRNISLPDRVKLAEGSKADLFVSLHANAASDQRAKGVEFFFQNNLPPDEESLFLASQENQAVLNSMHATDDTSNDLSKKGDVAAIVEDLRRQNRITSSLRLTQTLTQTWENDVRSSQATIKQAPFYVISKTSMPSVLIEVGFLTNPREAKRLTSADYQSDLAQKIYTALVSYKEKVDKAEAKTLN; encoded by the coding sequence ATGAATATTCTCAATTTGAGACAGCTTATTGCCGCCATCGCGATATCAGGCTTGTGGGCTGGACCTGCATCGGCCTTTCATATCGTCATAGATCCCGGCCATGGCGGCACTGACACAGGCGCTGTTCATAGCAATATCAAAGAGGCAGATCTGGTATTAAAGGTCGCCAACAAACTCAAAGCGCTGCTTGAGAAAAATGAAAAATTCAAAGTCACCATGACCCGTGCGGCGGACCGCAATATCAGCCTCCCCGATCGAGTGAAACTTGCGGAAGGATCCAAGGCTGATTTGTTCGTGAGCTTGCACGCCAACGCGGCTTCCGATCAAAGAGCCAAAGGTGTCGAGTTTTTCTTTCAGAACAACTTACCCCCTGACGAAGAAAGTCTTTTCCTCGCCAGTCAGGAAAACCAGGCCGTCTTAAATTCCATGCATGCAACAGATGACACCAGCAATGATCTTTCCAAAAAAGGTGACGTCGCGGCCATCGTGGAGGACCTCCGTCGTCAAAATCGCATCACCTCCAGTCTGCGCCTTACGCAAACTTTGACGCAAACCTGGGAAAATGATGTGAGGTCTTCGCAAGCTACCATTAAGCAAGCCCCGTTTTATGTGATTTCAAAAACCTCCATGCCTTCTGTCCTCATTGAAGTAGGATTCCTCACAAACCCTCGCGAAGCAAAGCGCCTCACTTCGGCAGACTATCAGTCAGATCTTGCTCAAAAAATCTACACCGCCCTCGTGTCCTACAAAGAAAAGGTGGACAAGGCTGAGGCCAAGACTCTAAATTAG
- a CDS encoding coiled-coil domain-containing protein encodes MYLKPLSILLLAALATTGVSQRAFAQADSKQIEAEEATADAEGSKAEAAEAKRRAEEDRKRRDKARAEAQSAINKARSMESDAKKEQAESERESAKLKAEAAEHDREQKNAEKEQAAASARIKAAQEKTKKAIEVRDEAQARRKVAEKKEDELKSQAKDLEKEAASATEAGLKATKEAEEAKLATQKAEQNLAKTKLLVQKAVAESKARDAKAKQEIARAEADKARAEAETARLKAQGEQSVAMTEKIEGELKSALAASKDALSQAESERKKLNDVKSQEEKSKQAAAKARQELNSNQNTLKKEQATAALEIAKAKKAIAEFEADTARSESELKRLQGEAEKAKQEREKLEKHLDSAKSNAEDAKIKMETVKAEAEAERHKLEAAKIRAEGKVATAVGAAVEEKATPKKKKK; translated from the coding sequence ATGTATCTTAAACCACTTAGTATTCTTCTCTTAGCTGCGCTTGCAACAACGGGAGTTTCTCAAAGAGCTTTCGCTCAAGCTGATTCAAAACAAATTGAAGCTGAGGAAGCAACTGCGGACGCAGAAGGCTCTAAGGCTGAAGCGGCTGAAGCCAAACGTCGCGCCGAGGAAGATCGCAAACGTCGCGACAAAGCTCGTGCGGAGGCACAGTCTGCTATTAATAAAGCTCGTTCGATGGAAAGTGATGCCAAAAAAGAGCAAGCTGAGTCCGAGCGTGAATCTGCAAAGCTAAAGGCGGAAGCAGCAGAGCATGATCGTGAACAGAAGAATGCGGAAAAAGAACAAGCCGCTGCTTCAGCACGCATCAAAGCCGCTCAAGAAAAAACTAAAAAGGCCATTGAAGTCCGCGACGAAGCGCAAGCTCGCCGTAAAGTGGCTGAGAAAAAAGAAGACGAGTTGAAGAGCCAGGCGAAAGATCTTGAAAAAGAAGCAGCTTCGGCAACGGAAGCTGGATTGAAAGCCACGAAGGAAGCTGAAGAAGCTAAGCTCGCAACGCAAAAAGCAGAACAAAACTTGGCGAAGACAAAGTTGCTCGTGCAAAAAGCCGTGGCAGAATCCAAAGCCCGCGATGCCAAAGCAAAACAAGAGATTGCTCGCGCCGAGGCGGATAAAGCCAGAGCCGAAGCTGAGACCGCTCGCTTGAAAGCTCAAGGGGAGCAGTCTGTGGCGATGACTGAAAAAATCGAAGGCGAATTGAAAAGCGCCCTTGCCGCTTCAAAAGACGCTCTTTCTCAAGCAGAAAGTGAACGTAAGAAGCTGAACGATGTGAAGTCGCAAGAAGAGAAGTCAAAACAAGCGGCTGCCAAAGCTCGCCAAGAATTGAATAGCAATCAGAATACTTTGAAGAAAGAGCAAGCGACGGCGGCTTTGGAAATTGCGAAAGCGAAAAAAGCAATCGCGGAATTCGAAGCAGACACCGCAAGATCTGAGTCCGAGCTGAAACGTTTGCAGGGTGAAGCTGAGAAGGCAAAGCAAGAACGCGAAAAATTGGAAAAGCATTTGGATTCAGCAAAAAGCAACGCTGAAGACGCAAAAATCAAAATGGAAACAGTGAAAGCAGAAGCTGAAGCTGAAAGACATAAACTGGAAGCTGCAAAAATCCGCGCGGAAGGCAAAGTTGCCACAGCCGTAGGAGCTGCGGTGGAAGAAAAAGCGACTCCGAAGAAGAAAAAGAAATAA
- the rph gene encoding ribonuclease PH has translation MRADGRLFDQLRNVKITPNVSEYAEGSALVEFGKTKVLCTASYESKAPQWLAGTGAGWVTAEYGMLPRSTHTRNKREKSLNSGRTQEISRLIGRSLRAAVDLKQLGEKQIIIDCDVLNADGGTRTASVTGGFVALALALKKLHAVSEIKTMPLINYVSAISVGLHNDNIFLDLNYEEDSSIGTDMNFVMTDKGAFVEVQGTAEHTPFTRDQLFKMMEVADKGCRELFIHQAAVMGEIYRIAGK, from the coding sequence ATGCGCGCAGACGGCCGTCTTTTCGATCAACTTCGTAACGTCAAAATCACCCCTAATGTTTCTGAATACGCTGAAGGTTCAGCACTGGTTGAGTTCGGAAAAACCAAAGTTCTTTGCACAGCATCTTACGAAAGCAAAGCCCCTCAATGGTTGGCAGGAACTGGCGCTGGCTGGGTGACTGCAGAATACGGCATGCTTCCCCGCTCCACGCACACTCGTAACAAACGCGAAAAATCATTGAACAGCGGACGCACCCAAGAAATCTCCCGTTTGATTGGCCGCTCCCTTCGCGCAGCAGTTGATTTAAAACAACTCGGCGAAAAACAAATCATCATCGACTGTGACGTGCTCAACGCTGACGGCGGCACTCGCACGGCTTCTGTAACTGGTGGCTTCGTCGCATTGGCTCTGGCACTGAAGAAGCTCCATGCCGTGAGCGAAATCAAAACCATGCCTTTGATCAATTACGTTTCTGCGATCAGCGTGGGTCTTCATAACGACAACATCTTTCTGGATTTGAACTACGAAGAAGATTCTTCCATCGGCACCGACATGAATTTTGTTATGACCGACAAAGGAGCTTTCGTCGAAGTGCAAGGCACAGCAGAGCACACACCTTTCACACGCGATCAACTTTTCAAAATGATGGAAGTCGCAGACAAAGGTTGCCGCGAACTCTTCATCCACCAAGCAGCAGTAATGGGCGAAATCTACAGAATCGCCGGCAAGTAG
- a CDS encoding mechanosensitive ion channel family protein — translation MEKFLFEESHIFSAEIAALLKHTMLIMPNWKWLALVAFIIIGVLIRPLIQFGLKEIKLHNPWTKKFPKSFTSYLFRGEIERPAAWVILGLIWFACGDSIELTGKFQTYYEHFLKAFIAIHVIRLIYYAVDALGSVFADIAAKTESTMDDQLVPFASKILKILVVVLGFLTVLQSFGLNVMSLLAGLGLGGLALALAAQDTAANLFGSVTILVDNPCKIGDWVKVKDVEGTVEEIGFRSTRIRTFYNSVITIPNGTMAKETIDNMGVRPARRIRQILGLTYETPIEKIEEFCDRVRYLIIQDEKVITDTVTVAFNNFNSSSLDVLVNFHLQVFTGPEELAHQQRIFLEIVKIAAELKVDFAYPTNTVYYRGAQG, via the coding sequence ATGGAAAAGTTTCTTTTTGAAGAGTCACATATTTTTTCGGCAGAAATTGCTGCCCTTCTAAAACACACGATGCTGATCATGCCCAACTGGAAATGGCTGGCCTTGGTGGCGTTCATTATTATCGGAGTTTTGATTCGCCCCTTGATTCAGTTTGGTTTGAAGGAAATCAAACTGCACAATCCTTGGACTAAAAAGTTTCCGAAGAGCTTTACTTCTTATTTGTTTCGCGGCGAGATCGAGCGACCTGCAGCTTGGGTTATCCTGGGACTGATCTGGTTTGCTTGTGGTGACTCCATTGAACTGACTGGGAAGTTTCAAACTTACTACGAACATTTCTTAAAGGCCTTCATCGCGATCCACGTCATTCGTTTGATATACTATGCAGTTGACGCTCTTGGTTCTGTGTTCGCGGATATCGCAGCGAAAACGGAATCAACTATGGACGACCAGTTGGTTCCCTTCGCCAGCAAGATCTTAAAAATTCTTGTCGTCGTTCTGGGTTTCTTGACGGTGTTGCAAAGCTTTGGCTTGAACGTGATGTCGCTGTTAGCCGGTCTGGGACTGGGCGGTTTGGCCCTCGCCTTGGCTGCGCAAGATACGGCAGCGAATCTTTTTGGCTCGGTGACGATCTTGGTCGATAATCCTTGTAAAATTGGCGACTGGGTGAAAGTAAAAGACGTTGAAGGAACCGTGGAAGAGATTGGCTTCCGCTCGACCCGCATTCGTACATTCTATAATTCTGTAATTACGATTCCAAATGGAACGATGGCCAAAGAAACGATCGACAACATGGGCGTGCGCCCGGCTCGTCGTATTCGTCAGATCTTGGGACTGACTTATGAAACTCCGATTGAAAAAATTGAAGAGTTCTGTGATCGCGTTCGTTACTTGATTATACAAGATGAGAAAGTCATTACTGACACGGTGACTGTTGCCTTTAATAACTTCAACTCTTCAAGCCTGGATGTGTTGGTGAACTTCCACTTGCAGGTGTTTACGGGACCTGAAGAGCTCGCGCATCAACAGCGTATTTTTCTAGAGATCGTGAAAATTGCTGCTGAATTGAAAGTAGATTTCGCATATCCAACCAATACGGTTTACTACCGCGGGGCCCAAGGCTAG